One region of Actinomycetota bacterium genomic DNA includes:
- the hemC gene encoding hydroxymethylbilane synthase, producing the protein MWRIATRRSALARAQSQQVADALAAATGRPAELVPLSTTGDDHPDRAVQAFDAKGLFVDGVRQAVLDAHADCAVHSYKDLPTATAHGLVVAAVPRREDPRDLLVTRGGERLSTLRRGATVGTSSARRRAQLQRARRDLLVQPLRGNLDTRLRRVADGDLDAVVVAVAGVRRLGPIQLDVQAVALEHGECLHAPAQGALAIECRDDDPDTRAALALVDDHDTRLAVRAERALLAALEGGCTAPIGAHAELTADGLELLGMLADPTGTTLLRASHRAGRHAGDELASVVADMLRARGGDAVLVRLAAARRRVPMGGP; encoded by the coding sequence ATGTGGCGCATCGCGACACGTCGCAGCGCCCTCGCCCGCGCCCAGTCGCAGCAGGTCGCGGATGCGCTGGCCGCCGCCACCGGTCGACCCGCCGAGCTCGTGCCGCTGTCCACCACCGGCGACGATCACCCCGACCGGGCGGTGCAGGCGTTCGACGCCAAGGGGCTGTTCGTCGACGGGGTCCGCCAGGCCGTCCTCGACGCACACGCCGATTGCGCGGTGCACTCCTACAAGGACCTGCCGACCGCCACCGCACACGGCCTGGTCGTCGCGGCGGTGCCCCGACGTGAGGACCCCCGTGACCTGCTGGTCACACGCGGAGGAGAGCGGCTGTCGACGCTCCGCCGCGGCGCCACGGTCGGGACGTCCAGCGCGCGTCGGCGGGCCCAGCTGCAGCGCGCCCGCCGGGATCTCCTCGTCCAGCCACTCCGCGGCAACCTCGACACGCGCCTGCGGCGCGTCGCGGACGGCGACCTCGACGCCGTCGTGGTGGCCGTCGCGGGCGTGCGTCGCCTCGGTCCGATCCAACTCGACGTCCAGGCGGTGGCGCTCGAGCACGGCGAGTGCCTGCACGCTCCGGCGCAGGGAGCGCTGGCGATCGAGTGTCGCGACGACGACCCCGACACGCGTGCTGCGCTGGCGCTCGTCGACGACCACGACACCCGGCTGGCCGTCCGAGCGGAGCGCGCTCTGCTGGCCGCACTCGAGGGGGGGTGCACCGCCCCGATCGGGGCGCACGCCGAGCTCACCGCCGACGGACTGGAGCTGCTGGGCATGCTCGCCGACCCGACGGGGACGACGCTGCTTCGCGCCAGCCACCGCGCCGGGCGCCACGCCGGCGACGAGCTCGCCTCCGTCGTGGCCGACATGCTGCGTGCCCGTGGCGGTGATGCCGTCCTGGTGCGGCTGGCAGCCGCCCGGCGCCGCGTGCCGATGGGTGGCCCGTGA